A stretch of DNA from Acidobacteriota bacterium:
GTTAGAATTGAAGAATGCAGAACCGTATCGAAGTCTTTGAACAGATGCTTGCGGCCGACCCGGAAAACACGATGGTGATGTTCGGGCTTGCGAAGGAATATGAGAAGGCGGGCGAGCACCCGAAAGTGATCGCCATGCTCGAAAGTTATCTTGCCAAGGCCGACGACGAGGGCAACGCCTATGGCACACTCGCCCAGGCATATCTCGCCACCGGCCAACGCGAAAAAGCGATCGAGGCCTACACCAAAGGCATCGAGGTCGCAATGGCCCACGGCCACCCATCGATGGCAAACGAATATAGAATGACACTCGACATCGATCTCGCCGATTAAACCGGCTAACTTCCTGACGAACAAGGCGAGACGGTCGCGGTCTTTATCCTTACAGGCTTTTCGGGCTTCTCGCCTTCGAGCTTCGCGCCGTTTATCGCGTCGACGACATCCATACCCTTGGTGACCTTTCCGAAGGCAGCGAAGGAGCCATCGAGGTGCGGGGCGTCCCCGACGAGGATGAAGAAGTTCGTCGTGGCGGTGTTCGCCTCTTCGCCGCGGGCCATTGAGAGAATTCCGCGGGTGTGGAGCACCTTGTTCGGTTCGTCCGGCAGCGTTCGCCGGCCCCGCGAGCCGATCTCAAATGTCACTCCGCCCTCGCGGGTCCAAAAGTTGCCGCCCTGGATGACAAAACCCGGCACGACGCGGTCGAAGGTCGTTGTGTTCAGGTAGCCGAGTTCGGCTATGTTCAGGAAGCTGCGGACGCTCTCCGGGGCGTGTTCCGGATACATCTCTGCGATGATGACGCCGGCCTC
This window harbors:
- a CDS encoding tetratricopeptide repeat protein; the encoded protein is MQNRIEVFEQMLAADPENTMVMFGLAKEYEKAGEHPKVIAMLESYLAKADDEGNAYGTLAQAYLATGQREKAIEAYTKGIEVAMAHGHPSMANEYRMTLDIDLAD
- a CDS encoding peptidylprolyl isomerase, which codes for MRMIQLLMLTAALSLAASSQTPPEKEPAKANSRPAEQQKRAEPFDGADVATMAKKCVTLDTEAGVIIAEMYPEHAPESVRSFLNIAELGYLNTTTFDRVVPGFVIQGGNFWTREGGVTFEIGSRGRRTLPDEPNKVLHTRGILSMARGEEANTATTNFFILVGDAPHLDGSFAAFGKVTKGMDVVDAINGAKLEGEKPEKPVRIKTATVSPCSSGS